In Pseudomonas rhizosphaerae, one DNA window encodes the following:
- the tolA gene encoding cell envelope integrity protein TolA gives MMQKREHSASESFFWPTVWAVALHVLIFGMLFVSFAMTPELPEARPIVQATLYQLKSKSQATTQTNQKLAGEAKKSAARQTEVEQMETKKLEQEAIKAAEQKKEETAQKAEAAKKADEAKKADAAAKAEAASAAAAKAEAAKAEAAEKAAEAKKSELADIAKKKAEQEEAKKEAAEDAKKKAAEDAKKKAAEDAKKKAEDDAKKAAATAAAEDAKKKAAEDAKKKAAADAAKKKAQDAARKAAEDKKAQALADLLSDKPERQQALADERGDEVAGNFDDLIRSRAAEGWARPPSARKNMTVVLQINMLPDGTVTNVSVSRSSGDGPFDSSAVAAVKNIGRLTEMQGLKPADFNPYRSFKMTFTPEDLAL, from the coding sequence GTGATGCAAAAGCGAGAGCACTCAGCCTCGGAAAGCTTCTTCTGGCCCACGGTCTGGGCGGTAGCCCTGCACGTGCTGATTTTCGGGATGCTGTTCGTCAGTTTCGCCATGACCCCCGAACTGCCCGAAGCGCGACCCATCGTGCAGGCTACGCTCTATCAGCTCAAGTCCAAGAGCCAGGCCACTACCCAGACCAATCAGAAGCTGGCGGGCGAGGCGAAGAAGTCTGCCGCGCGGCAGACTGAAGTCGAGCAGATGGAAACCAAGAAGCTGGAACAGGAAGCCATAAAGGCGGCGGAACAAAAGAAAGAGGAAACCGCTCAAAAGGCCGAAGCGGCGAAGAAGGCTGACGAAGCCAAGAAAGCCGACGCTGCCGCCAAGGCGGAAGCCGCCTCTGCAGCAGCGGCCAAGGCCGAGGCTGCCAAGGCCGAAGCGGCTGAAAAGGCTGCCGAAGCCAAGAAGAGTGAATTGGCCGATATCGCCAAGAAAAAAGCCGAGCAAGAGGAGGCCAAGAAGGAGGCGGCCGAGGACGCCAAGAAAAAGGCTGCCGAAGACGCCAAGAAGAAGGCCGCCGAAGACGCGAAGAAGAAAGCCGAAGACGACGCCAAGAAAGCCGCTGCTACTGCAGCTGCCGAAGATGCCAAGAAAAAGGCTGCCGAGGACGCGAAGAAGAAGGCTGCGGCCGATGCCGCGAAGAAGAAGGCCCAGGACGCAGCACGCAAGGCAGCGGAAGACAAGAAGGCGCAGGCACTGGCCGATCTGCTTTCCGACAAGCCCGAACGCCAGCAGGCGCTCGCCGATGAGCGGGGTGATGAAGTCGCGGGCAACTTCGACGATCTCATTCGCTCGCGGGCAGCCGAAGGTTGGGCGCGTCCACCTTCTGCACGCAAGAACATGACCGTGGTATTGCAGATCAACATGTTGCCCGATGGTACTGTCACCAATGTCAGCGTTTCGCGCTCCAGTGGCGATGGCCCCTTCGACAGTTCGGCGGTTGCCGCGGTCAAGAACATTGGCCGTTTAACGGAAATGCAGGGTTTGAAACCAGCTGACTTCAACCCCTATCGTTCCTTCAAGATGACATTTACACCTGAGGATCTTGCCTTGTGA
- the tolB gene encoding Tol-Pal system beta propeller repeat protein TolB codes for MITLLRGLLVVLCCAAGMASADEKNILVTSGADRATPIAVVPFGFQGGSVLPDNIAEIVGNDLRNSGYYSPIPPQNMISQPSQASEVIYRDWQALGAQYVMVGSITPAGGRLQVQYALLNVNTQQPVLTGSVSGTTDQLRDMAHFISDQSFEKLTGIKGAFSTRMLYVTAERAGTNATRYTLQRSDYDGARAVTLLQSREPILSPRYSPNGRNIAYVSFEQRRPRIFLQNVDTGRREQLTNFEGLNGAPAFSPDGNRLALVLSKDGNPEIYVMNLASRALTRVTNSPAIDTEPFWGKDGSTLYFTSDRGGKPQIYKTSTSGGANAERVTFVGNYNANPKLSADEKTLVMIHRQDGFTNFKVAAQDLERGSVKILTDSTLDESPTVAPNGTMVIYATRQQGRGVLMLVSLNGRVRLPLPTAQGEVREPSWSPYLN; via the coding sequence GTGATTACCCTTCTTCGAGGACTGCTCGTCGTCCTTTGCTGCGCAGCCGGCATGGCCTCTGCGGACGAAAAGAACATCCTGGTCACCAGCGGTGCAGATCGCGCGACGCCGATCGCCGTCGTGCCGTTCGGTTTCCAGGGTGGCAGCGTACTGCCTGACAACATTGCCGAAATCGTCGGCAACGACCTGCGCAACTCGGGCTACTACTCACCCATTCCGCCGCAGAACATGATCAGCCAGCCGTCCCAGGCCAGCGAAGTCATCTACCGCGACTGGCAGGCACTGGGCGCCCAGTACGTCATGGTTGGCAGCATCACGCCAGCCGGTGGCCGTCTGCAGGTGCAGTACGCTCTGCTCAACGTCAACACTCAGCAACCTGTGTTGACCGGCAGCGTGTCGGGCACTACCGATCAGTTGCGTGACATGGCCCACTTCATCTCCGACCAGTCGTTCGAGAAACTGACCGGGATCAAGGGTGCGTTTTCGACGCGCATGCTCTATGTCACCGCCGAACGCGCCGGCACCAATGCCACTCGCTACACCCTTCAGCGCTCGGACTACGATGGTGCCCGTGCCGTGACCCTGCTGCAGTCGCGCGAGCCGATCCTGTCGCCACGCTACTCGCCCAACGGCCGCAACATTGCCTACGTGTCGTTCGAGCAGCGTCGTCCGCGGATCTTCCTGCAGAACGTCGACACCGGTCGCCGCGAGCAGTTGACCAACTTCGAGGGCCTGAACGGCGCACCGGCGTTCTCGCCTGATGGCAACCGCCTGGCATTGGTGCTGTCCAAAGACGGCAACCCGGAAATCTATGTCATGAACCTGGCTTCGCGGGCGTTGACGCGCGTGACCAACAGCCCGGCCATCGATACCGAACCTTTCTGGGGCAAGGACGGCTCGACGCTGTACTTCACCTCGGACCGTGGCGGCAAGCCGCAAATCTACAAGACCAGTACTTCCGGTGGTGCAAACGCCGAACGTGTGACTTTCGTGGGCAACTACAATGCCAACCCGAAACTTTCGGCTGACGAAAAGACCCTTGTAATGATTCACCGGCAAGATGGTTTCACCAATTTCAAGGTGGCGGCGCAGGACTTGGAGCGCGGAAGCGTAAAGATCCTCACAGATTCAACTCTTGATGAGTCGCCTACTGTTGCGCCCAACGGCACCATGGTAATCTACGCCACCCGCCAGCAGGGCCGGGGAGTCTTGATGCTCGTGTCGCTAAACGGCCGCGTGAGGCTCCCGCTTCCTACCGCTCAAGGCGAAGTCAGAGAACCGTCCTGGTCCCCTTACCTGAACTGA
- the pal gene encoding peptidoglycan-associated lipoprotein Pal, producing the protein MEMLKFGKFAALALALSVAVGCSSKGGEDAGQGGAAVDPNAGYGANTGAVDGSLSEEAALRAITTFYFEYDSSDLKPEAMRALDVHAKDLKANGARVVLEGNTDERGTREYNLALGERRAKAVQRYLVLQGVSPAQLELVSYGEERPVATGNDEQSWAQNRRVELRK; encoded by the coding sequence ATGGAAATGCTGAAGTTTGGTAAGTTCGCTGCGCTGGCCCTGGCCTTGTCCGTAGCTGTAGGTTGCTCGTCCAAAGGCGGCGAAGATGCTGGTCAAGGCGGCGCTGCTGTCGACCCTAACGCTGGTTACGGCGCAAACACCGGTGCCGTTGACGGCTCCCTGAGCGAAGAAGCTGCTCTGCGCGCAATCACCACCTTCTACTTCGAATACGACAGCTCGGACCTGAAGCCTGAAGCCATGCGCGCTCTTGACGTTCACGCCAAGGACCTGAAAGCCAACGGCGCTCGCGTCGTCCTGGAAGGTAACACCGACGAGCGCGGTACTCGCGAGTACAACCTGGCACTGGGCGAGCGTCGCGCCAAGGCCGTTCAGCGTTACCTGGTACTGCAAGGCGTCTCGCCAGCTCAGCTGGAACTGGTTTCCTACGGCGAAGAGCGTCCAGTAGCTACCGGCAACGACGAGCAGTCGTGGGCTCAAAACCGTCGCGTCGAACTGCGTAAGTAA
- the ybgF gene encoding tol-pal system protein YbgF, with protein sequence MRTCRRAVTVLAFALPVMAWGAVPVVDSNNNGGYGNSGAVGGSYPPSGYGTNGASAGSGAQAPVSAQGELFMQLQQMQEDIARLRGQVEVQQNDIQRLKQEGLERYQDLDRRIGSGVTPAPAAQPDNSSASGASGGAGASSAAGQSTASSEPGDPAKEKLYYDAAFDLIKAKDFDKASQAFAAFLRKYPNSQYAGNAQYWLGEVNLAKGDLQGAGQAFAKVSQLYPKHNKVPDSLYKLADVERRLGHTDRVKGILQQVVTQYPGTSAAQLAQKDLQRL encoded by the coding sequence ATGCGAACGTGCCGTCGTGCTGTAACTGTTCTGGCTTTCGCCCTGCCTGTGATGGCTTGGGGCGCGGTGCCTGTGGTCGATAGCAACAACAATGGAGGCTACGGTAACAGTGGCGCCGTTGGTGGCAGCTATCCGCCCTCAGGTTACGGTACGAACGGCGCCTCGGCCGGGTCGGGTGCGCAAGCGCCCGTCTCGGCCCAGGGCGAGCTGTTCATGCAACTGCAGCAAATGCAGGAAGACATCGCACGTCTGCGAGGTCAGGTCGAAGTCCAGCAAAACGATATCCAGCGCCTGAAACAGGAAGGGCTCGAGCGGTATCAGGATCTCGATCGTCGGATTGGCTCCGGGGTTACACCTGCACCCGCTGCCCAACCGGATAATTCTTCAGCCAGTGGCGCCTCCGGCGGCGCTGGTGCTTCATCGGCTGCCGGCCAATCGACGGCCAGTTCCGAGCCTGGCGATCCGGCCAAGGAGAAGCTGTATTACGATGCAGCCTTCGACCTGATCAAGGCCAAGGATTTCGACAAGGCCAGCCAGGCGTTTGCCGCTTTCCTGCGCAAGTACCCGAACAGTCAGTACGCGGGTAACGCTCAGTATTGGCTGGGCGAGGTCAACCTTGCCAAAGGTGATCTGCAAGGCGCCGGTCAGGCTTTCGCCAAGGTCAGCCAGCTTTATCCCAAGCACAACAAGGTGCCGGATTCGCTGTACAAGCTGGCCGACGTCGAACGACGCCTGGGCCATACCGACCGAGTCAAAGGCATTCTGCAGCAGGTAGTGACCCAGTACCCAGGCACTTCTGCAGCGCAATTGGCGCAGAAAGATCTGCAAAGATTGTGA
- the queE gene encoding 7-carboxy-7-deazaguanine synthase QueE — translation MQDTLRITEVFYSLQGETRTAGLPTVFVRLTGCPLRCQYCDSAYAFSGGTQRTLDSLMEQVASYKPRYVCVTGGEPLAQPNAIPLMQRLCDAGYEVSVETSGALDISAVDTRVSRVLDLKTPGSLEVHRNRYENIELLTRNDQVKFVLCSREDYDWAVSKLIQYGLDQRAGEVLFSPSKDQLRATDLADWIVADNLPVRLQMQLHKLLWNDEPGR, via the coding sequence ATGCAAGACACACTACGCATTACCGAAGTCTTCTACTCCTTGCAGGGTGAGACGCGGACCGCTGGCCTGCCCACGGTTTTCGTGCGCCTGACCGGTTGCCCGTTGCGCTGCCAATACTGCGACAGCGCCTATGCATTCAGCGGGGGTACCCAGCGCACCCTCGACTCGCTCATGGAGCAGGTGGCCAGCTACAAGCCGCGCTATGTGTGCGTGACCGGGGGCGAGCCGTTGGCCCAACCCAATGCCATCCCGTTGATGCAGCGCCTGTGCGATGCCGGCTATGAGGTTTCCGTGGAAACCAGCGGTGCGCTCGACATCAGCGCAGTGGACACGCGAGTCAGCCGGGTGCTTGATTTGAAGACCCCAGGTTCCCTCGAGGTCCATCGCAATCGCTACGAGAACATCGAGTTGCTGACCCGCAACGACCAGGTCAAATTCGTCCTGTGCTCACGTGAAGATTACGACTGGGCCGTGTCCAAGCTGATTCAGTACGGTCTGGACCAGCGCGCTGGCGAAGTGCTGTTCTCGCCGAGCAAGGATCAACTGCGCGCAACCGATCTGGCCGACTGGATCGTGGCCGACAACCTGCCGGTGCGCCTGCAGATGCAACTGCACAAACTTCTTTGGAACGACGAGCCGGGGCGCTGA
- the queC gene encoding 7-cyano-7-deazaguanine synthase QueC, translating into MNHTIEQQKKAVILLSGGLDSATVVAMAKDQGYACYTMSFDYGQRHRAELNAAARVARDLGVVQHKVIGLNLDGMGGSALTDTSIDVPETLGEGIPVTYVPARNTVFLSLALGWAEVLEARDIFIGVNAVDYSGYPDCRPEFIEAFERLANLATKAGVEGNGFTIQAPLQNMSKAEIVKAGVELGVDYGLTVSCYQANDEGQACGKCDSCRLRAEGFTAAGVSDPTRYF; encoded by the coding sequence ATGAACCACACAATCGAGCAGCAGAAAAAAGCGGTCATCCTGCTTTCCGGCGGTCTGGATTCGGCCACCGTCGTGGCGATGGCCAAAGACCAGGGCTACGCCTGCTACACCATGAGTTTCGACTACGGCCAGCGCCATCGCGCCGAGTTGAACGCGGCGGCACGCGTCGCTCGCGATCTGGGCGTGGTCCAGCACAAGGTCATCGGTCTGAATCTGGACGGCATGGGCGGTTCGGCCCTGACCGATACATCGATCGACGTTCCCGAAACCCTGGGCGAAGGCATTCCGGTGACTTACGTGCCAGCGCGCAATACGGTCTTCCTGTCGCTGGCACTGGGCTGGGCCGAGGTGCTGGAGGCGCGGGACATCTTCATCGGCGTCAACGCGGTCGACTATTCCGGGTATCCGGATTGCCGGCCCGAGTTCATCGAGGCCTTCGAGCGCCTGGCCAATCTGGCTACCAAGGCCGGGGTGGAAGGCAATGGCTTTACCATTCAGGCGCCGCTGCAGAACATGAGCAAGGCCGAAATCGTCAAGGCAGGCGTTGAATTGGGTGTGGATTATGGCCTGACCGTGTCTTGCTATCAGGCCAACGATGAAGGCCAGGCCTGCGGCAAATGCGACAGTTGCCGCTTGCGCGCTGAAGGCTTCACTGCGGCAGGTGTGAGCGACCCTACGCGTTATTTCTGA
- the nadA gene encoding quinolinate synthase NadA: protein MTQISERLLVQAHLDAKQPKPLTPQQEADYRSAIAAELKAQDAVLVAHYYCDPVIQALAEETGGCVSDSLEMARFGNQHPARTVVVAGVRFMGETAKILNPEKRVLMPTLEATCSLDLGCPVDAFSAFCDQHPERTVVVYANTSAAVKARADWVVTSSCALEIVESLMDNGEKIIWAPDKHLGNYIQTHTGADMLLWDGACIVHEEFKSRQLSDMRALYPDAAILVHPESPAEVIALADAVGSTSQLIAAARTLPQQTLIVATDRGIFYKMQQAVPGKTLIEAPTAGNGAACRSCAHCPWMAMNTLELTLECLRAGSNEITVDPALIPQAIRPLKRMLDFTQAARLKVAGNA from the coding sequence ATGACGCAGATATCCGAACGCCTTCTGGTTCAGGCTCACCTGGATGCCAAGCAGCCCAAGCCGCTGACACCGCAGCAGGAAGCGGACTACCGTTCAGCCATCGCCGCCGAGCTCAAGGCTCAGGACGCGGTGCTGGTCGCTCACTACTACTGCGATCCGGTGATCCAGGCGCTGGCCGAGGAAACCGGCGGTTGTGTGTCCGACTCGCTGGAAATGGCACGTTTCGGCAACCAGCACCCAGCCCGCACCGTAGTAGTGGCAGGTGTCAGGTTCATGGGCGAAACGGCGAAGATTCTCAACCCGGAAAAACGGGTGCTGATGCCTACCCTCGAAGCGACTTGCTCGCTGGATCTGGGTTGCCCGGTCGATGCCTTTTCGGCTTTTTGCGACCAGCATCCCGAGCGCACGGTGGTGGTCTATGCCAACACCTCGGCCGCGGTGAAGGCGCGGGCCGACTGGGTGGTAACGTCGAGCTGCGCGCTGGAGATCGTCGAGAGTCTGATGGACAACGGCGAGAAGATCATCTGGGCGCCGGACAAGCACTTGGGCAACTACATCCAGACCCACACCGGCGCCGACATGCTGCTGTGGGACGGTGCCTGCATCGTGCACGAGGAGTTCAAGTCGCGGCAACTGAGCGACATGCGTGCGCTGTACCCTGATGCAGCGATTCTGGTGCATCCCGAGTCGCCAGCCGAGGTGATCGCGCTGGCGGACGCCGTAGGCTCCACCAGCCAATTGATCGCCGCTGCCCGTACGTTGCCGCAGCAGACGCTGATCGTGGCAACCGATCGCGGTATTTTCTACAAGATGCAGCAAGCCGTGCCTGGCAAGACGCTGATCGAAGCGCCCACGGCGGGCAACGGCGCTGCTTGTCGTAGCTGCGCGCATTGTCCGTGGATGGCCATGAACACGCTGGAGCTTACGCTGGAATGCCTGCGCGCCGGCAGCAACGAAATCACTGTGGATCCCGCGCTGATTCCCCAGGCGATTCGACCGCTCAAGCGCATGCTGGACTTTACCCAGGCCGCGCGCCTGAAAGTGGCCGGCAACGCCTGA
- a CDS encoding OpgC family protein, whose protein sequence is MTNDRDHRIDFYRGLALIFIFWDHIPQNPLASFTLRNFGFSDAAEVFVFLAGYAAVLAYGKIALRDGYLVAAVRILRRAWVLYVVHIFLLAVLMGIIFVANNHVETRDMIQEMNLTYFVSNPQQAMVDELLLRFKPNLMDPLPLYIVLLLGLPIVLPLLIKRPAQAIGLSLVLYLMVQWLGWNIPAHDNGLWYFNPLAWQVLFVLGGATALHSASKPVTPVRPLSRQPLFLACATLVTFSALVALGWRWPALHEALVPDWFSQLLYPIDKTNLSPSRLLHFVALAYCVAKLIPQGAWVNHLLARKVGLMGRYSLEVFCLSVVLAPLADMANALADDQLAMQIASALVGVALMLALAEWLELNKRLGRPRPELPRLELPKPERPVVALGKSL, encoded by the coding sequence ATGACTAACGATCGAGACCATCGGATCGATTTCTATCGAGGTTTGGCGTTGATCTTCATCTTTTGGGATCACATACCGCAAAACCCACTGGCCAGCTTCACGCTGCGCAATTTCGGCTTCAGCGATGCTGCGGAAGTGTTCGTGTTCCTCGCCGGCTATGCCGCCGTGCTGGCTTACGGCAAGATCGCCCTGCGCGACGGCTACCTGGTGGCTGCCGTGCGCATCCTGCGTCGCGCCTGGGTGCTGTACGTGGTGCACATCTTCCTGCTGGCCGTGCTGATGGGCATCATCTTCGTCGCCAACAATCACGTCGAAACCCGCGACATGATCCAGGAGATGAACCTCACCTATTTCGTCTCCAATCCCCAGCAGGCGATGGTCGACGAGCTACTGCTGCGCTTCAAGCCCAACCTGATGGATCCTTTGCCGTTGTACATCGTGTTGCTGCTCGGCCTGCCGATCGTCCTGCCGTTGCTGATCAAGCGCCCAGCCCAGGCCATCGGCCTGTCGCTGGTGTTGTACCTGATGGTGCAATGGCTGGGCTGGAACATTCCTGCGCACGACAACGGCCTCTGGTATTTCAATCCTCTGGCCTGGCAGGTGCTGTTCGTACTGGGCGGGGCTACGGCGCTGCATTCGGCGAGCAAGCCGGTCACGCCCGTCCGCCCGCTGAGCCGTCAGCCTTTGTTTCTGGCGTGCGCCACGCTGGTGACATTCAGCGCGCTGGTCGCACTGGGCTGGCGCTGGCCAGCGCTGCATGAGGCACTGGTGCCCGACTGGTTCAGTCAACTGCTCTACCCCATCGACAAGACCAACCTCTCGCCTTCGCGCCTTCTGCACTTCGTGGCCTTGGCCTACTGTGTGGCCAAGCTGATACCTCAAGGCGCATGGGTGAATCACCTGTTGGCACGCAAAGTCGGGCTGATGGGGCGCTATTCGCTCGAGGTCTTCTGCCTCAGCGTGGTGCTGGCACCGTTGGCAGATATGGCCAATGCCCTGGCGGATGACCAGCTCGCGATGCAGATCGCCAGCGCGTTGGTCGGCGTAGCCCTGATGCTGGCCCTGGCCGAATGGCTGGAACTGAACAAACGACTGGGCCGTCCGCGGCCTGAGCTGCCAAGGCTTGAGCTGCCGAAGCCCGAACGGCCCGTGGTCGCGCTGGGCAAAAGCCTCTGA